The Nostoc sp. 'Lobaria pulmonaria (5183) cyanobiont' genome window below encodes:
- a CDS encoding histidine phosphatase family protein yields the protein MTLNLYLLRHGETTFSQSGNFCGKTDAQLTSEGIQMAESFADVYQSLLWEAVYVSPMKRAIATAKPFCDAIGMNMQLRDGLREGSYGSWETLSKSFVQENYAQNYVKWLTEPAWNAPIGGETAVDIANRSMPVIAEIQEKHPQGNVLVVSHKATIRILLCSLLGIDLGRYRYRVNILVASVSMVKFDVNGPLLEILGDRHHIPDRIRSRPGT from the coding sequence ATGACACTTAATTTATATTTACTGCGACATGGAGAAACTACTTTTAGTCAAAGTGGTAATTTCTGCGGTAAAACTGATGCCCAGTTGACCTCTGAAGGGATACAGATGGCAGAGAGTTTTGCCGATGTTTATCAAAGCTTGTTGTGGGAGGCTGTTTATGTTAGCCCGATGAAGCGCGCAATTGCAACTGCCAAGCCATTTTGTGATGCTATCGGTATGAATATGCAGTTGCGTGACGGACTTAGAGAAGGTAGTTACGGCTCTTGGGAAACTTTGAGTAAATCGTTTGTCCAAGAGAATTACGCCCAAAACTATGTAAAATGGTTGACAGAACCCGCCTGGAATGCACCCATTGGTGGAGAAACTGCGGTAGATATTGCTAACCGTTCTATGCCTGTAATTGCTGAAATTCAAGAAAAACATCCCCAAGGTAATGTTTTAGTAGTTTCCCATAAAGCCACGATTCGGATTTTGCTTTGTAGTTTACTAGGAATTGATTTGGGACGCTATCGCTATCGGGTGAATATTTTGGTCGCGTCAGTAAGTATGGTTAAATTTGACGTTAATGGCCCCTTGTTAGAAATATTAGGCGATCGCCATCATATACCCGATCGTATTCGCTCTCGTCCGGGAACATAA
- a CDS encoding DUF1565 domain-containing protein: MVNFTLVVTLYVNPMTGNDTNNTGSRLSPFKSLSRALKVTKIPTIIHLESGTYNAASGEVFPLIVPEGATVVGNEANKGAGIVISGSGEYQSPSFGIQNITLLLVDNVSLLGVTITNPSAKGTGIWIESAAPILSNNTLSNCGREGVFTTGTAKPAILDNIFVQNTASGLVIAGHSQGEVLRNVFQKNPLGIAISDFAAPTIANNKLSENRTAIALSRNAQPVLRQNFIAKNTQGGLLVNGNAVPDLGNTEDPGDNIFRDHSEFDLYNATTQKLVSVGNQLNPALVKGLVELLLTNRVTVNTSPSDISTESPPQKLPLSPPFPLPASPELNGHWAEPFIQALVSMDLTHAFADGSYQPDKPMTRAQYAALVAIAFNPFPKIPAPDFTDVPKDFWAYSAIQIAASGGFVGGFSDRTFRPDQSVQRLQVIVSLVNGLGLPAVDRDVLEVYSDRHTIPNYAQTAVATATQWGIVVNYPDPKVLAPLHSATGAEVAAMVYQALVAIGRTSAIKSVYVGLHSRS, encoded by the coding sequence ATGGTGAACTTTACCCTCGTTGTCACACTCTATGTCAACCCTATGACAGGGAATGATACCAACAATACTGGTTCACGGTTGAGTCCGTTTAAAAGCCTCAGCCGTGCCTTAAAAGTAACCAAAATCCCGACGATAATTCATCTGGAGTCGGGGACTTACAACGCCGCTAGTGGTGAGGTGTTTCCACTAATCGTCCCTGAAGGGGCGACAGTAGTGGGTAACGAAGCTAACAAAGGTGCAGGAATTGTAATTTCCGGGAGTGGCGAGTATCAAAGTCCCAGTTTTGGTATACAAAATATTACGCTGCTCTTGGTAGATAATGTCAGTCTTTTAGGTGTAACTATCACCAATCCCTCAGCCAAAGGTACTGGTATCTGGATTGAATCGGCTGCACCTATTTTAAGTAATAATACTCTGAGCAACTGTGGGCGGGAAGGTGTGTTTACCACTGGTACTGCCAAACCCGCAATTTTAGATAACATATTTGTGCAAAATACTGCTAGCGGGTTAGTGATAGCAGGTCATAGCCAAGGAGAAGTACTGCGGAATGTATTTCAAAAAAACCCTTTAGGCATAGCAATTAGTGACTTTGCCGCTCCGACGATCGCCAATAATAAATTATCAGAAAATCGCACAGCGATCGCACTTTCTCGCAACGCCCAACCTGTACTACGTCAAAATTTCATTGCTAAAAATACCCAAGGTGGTTTATTAGTCAATGGCAATGCAGTCCCCGATTTAGGTAATACCGAAGATCCAGGTGATAATATTTTTCGCGATCATAGTGAATTTGATTTATATAATGCCACTACACAAAAGCTAGTTTCCGTAGGTAATCAATTAAATCCGGCTCTAGTCAAGGGTTTGGTAGAATTACTCCTAACCAATCGAGTAACGGTTAACACCAGTCCCTCTGATATCTCGACAGAATCCCCACCTCAAAAACTCCCCTTGTCTCCCCCTTTCCCCCTCCCCGCCTCTCCCGAACTAAACGGACATTGGGCAGAACCATTTATTCAGGCATTAGTGAGCATGGATTTAACTCATGCTTTTGCCGATGGTAGCTACCAACCAGATAAACCCATGACTCGCGCCCAGTATGCAGCTTTGGTGGCGATCGCTTTTAACCCATTTCCCAAAATCCCGGCTCCTGATTTTACGGATGTACCCAAGGATTTTTGGGCTTATAGCGCTATCCAAATCGCGGCTAGCGGTGGCTTTGTTGGTGGATTTAGCGATCGCACTTTTCGCCCCGATCAAAGTGTGCAGCGGCTACAGGTGATTGTCTCCTTAGTAAACGGACTGGGACTACCAGCTGTTGATCGCGATGTTTTAGAAGTATATAGCGATCGTCATACCATTCCCAACTACGCCCAAACAGCCGTTGCTACTGCTACACAATGGGGAATAGTTGTCAACTATCCAGATCCGAAAGTTCTTGCACCTTTGCATTCGGCAACAGGCGCCGAAGTTGCAGCGATGGTTTATCAGGCGTTAGTTGCCATTGGGCGAACATCTGCGATTAAATCAGTCTATGTGGGGTTGCATTCTAGAAGTTGA
- a CDS encoding pentapeptide repeat-containing protein, translated as MKADQLLKNYAAGVRDFTGVNLSEANLREANLSGIILDRAILDGANLSHANLTDASLIEADLNGADLSNAELSNSNLSKAILDGAILDGAILDGANLSHADLTVAKLIETKLSEADLQEANLIAANLDGADLSGADLTVADLSQANLAQADLNQTNLSGANLDGANIEGTILDENV; from the coding sequence ATGAAAGCAGATCAACTCCTGAAAAACTATGCCGCAGGTGTCAGAGACTTTACTGGTGTCAACTTGAGCGAGGCCAACTTAAGAGAAGCCAATCTCAGTGGCATAATTTTAGATCGAGCAATTTTAGATGGAGCTAATCTGAGTCACGCTAATTTAACCGACGCCAGTTTGATTGAAGCAGACTTAAATGGAGCAGATTTGAGCAATGCGGAGCTCAGTAATAGCAACTTAAGCAAAGCTATTTTGGATGGAGCTATCTTGGATGGAGCTATCTTGGATGGAGCTAATTTGAGTCACGCTGATTTGACGGTTGCTAAATTGATTGAAACTAAATTGAGTGAGGCGGATTTGCAGGAAGCAAACTTGATAGCAGCAAATCTAGATGGAGCGGATTTAAGTGGTGCAGATTTAACTGTAGCGGACTTATCCCAGGCAAATCTCGCTCAAGCAGATTTGAATCAGACAAATTTGAGCGGAGCAAATTTGGATGGAGCGAATATAGAAGGAACTATTCTGGATGAGAATGTTTAA
- a CDS encoding TldD/PmbA family protein, with the protein MPTTLADAQNLLSDLIARYSKRVDYLMIRLEEAEGTDILLRGDKVETLSEGLSIGGHIRACYKGGWGLSCFNQLATIKDRIEEAIAAARMVGDEETLLAPIDPVQAVCILPLKGTDPRNIPLSQKKQLCDRYAQLLKSVDSRITTTSVRYGDSAQKVIIATSEGTSIEQSWVDMEMRFAATARNGETVQTGRETTGSRKAYEDLTSLDEQVKGAAQRAIAALSLPPVKGNTYTVVIDPILTGLFVHEAFGHLSEADMAYENPDLLEVMTIGRRFGPEELQIFDGAAPEGHRGSYFYDDEGTPATTTQLIKDGVLVGRLHSRETAGKLEEAPTGNARCLNYHFTPIVRMTNTWIERGKTPVADLFTDIKEGVYARNWLGGMTNGEMFTFSAGEAWMIRNGKIAEPVRDVTLSGNVFQTLADIEALGDDFYWDESGGCGKGGQNGLSVGCGGPSLRIQDVVVGGET; encoded by the coding sequence ATGCCGACTACACTTGCTGACGCACAAAATTTACTTTCTGACCTGATCGCCCGCTACTCTAAGCGTGTAGATTATCTGATGATTCGCCTTGAAGAAGCAGAAGGGACTGATATCTTGTTGCGTGGCGACAAGGTAGAAACCCTTAGTGAAGGTCTCTCCATTGGTGGACATATTCGCGCTTGTTATAAAGGCGGATGGGGGTTGAGCTGCTTTAACCAGCTGGCAACAATCAAAGATCGCATAGAAGAAGCGATCGCTGCTGCGCGGATGGTTGGTGATGAAGAAACTTTACTTGCACCTATTGACCCGGTGCAAGCAGTATGCATTCTACCCCTAAAAGGTACTGACCCCCGAAACATCCCACTCTCGCAAAAAAAACAATTGTGCGATCGCTATGCCCAATTGCTTAAAAGCGTCGATAGCCGAATTACCACTACCTCGGTGCGTTACGGTGACAGCGCCCAAAAAGTAATCATTGCTACTTCCGAAGGTACTTCGATCGAGCAATCTTGGGTGGATATGGAAATGCGCTTTGCCGCCACCGCCAGAAATGGCGAAACCGTACAAACTGGACGGGAAACTACTGGCTCTCGCAAAGCTTACGAAGATTTAACTAGTTTGGATGAACAGGTAAAAGGTGCAGCTCAAAGAGCGATCGCCGCTTTATCTCTACCACCGGTCAAAGGCAATACTTACACTGTAGTCATTGACCCAATTCTCACGGGTTTATTCGTCCATGAAGCCTTCGGACATCTTTCTGAGGCTGATATGGCTTACGAAAACCCCGATTTGCTGGAAGTTATGACCATCGGACGGCGGTTTGGCCCAGAAGAACTGCAAATTTTTGATGGTGCGGCTCCAGAGGGACATCGCGGTAGCTATTTTTATGACGATGAGGGCACACCTGCCACTACTACTCAACTAATTAAAGATGGAGTTTTAGTGGGACGTTTACATTCTCGTGAAACTGCTGGCAAATTGGAGGAAGCGCCTACGGGTAACGCCCGCTGTCTCAACTATCACTTTACTCCCATTGTGCGGATGACAAATACCTGGATTGAACGGGGTAAAACACCAGTCGCAGACTTATTCACCGATATTAAAGAAGGAGTTTATGCCCGTAATTGGTTGGGTGGGATGACGAATGGGGAAATGTTCACCTTTAGTGCTGGGGAAGCGTGGATGATTAGGAACGGCAAAATTGCTGAACCTGTCCGGGATGTGACGCTTTCAGGAAATGTATTCCAAACCTTAGCGGATATTGAGGCACTTGGTGATGATTTTTATTGGGATGAATCCGGCGGTTGTGGTAAAGGAGGGCAAAATGGCTTGTCAGTGGGTTGTGGTGGCCCTAGCCTCCGAATTCAAGATGTAGTGGTTGGTGGGGAAACATGA
- a CDS encoding glycosyltransferase family 2 protein produces the protein MFFSVVIPTYNRQPILEKCLRALEVQELSQPSSVTDYEIVLVDDGSTDGTLEWLAAYKEEFPHVRWFGQDHAGPAAARNLGVEKAQGDTIIFIDSDLVVLNNFLQAHTDALVEGKEKLGSDRFFTYGAVINTCNFNNPTAEPYKITDFSAAFFATGNVAIPKHWLDKAGLFDTSFQLYGWEDLELGVRLKKLGLTLIKCPEAVGYHWHPAFNLEQIPRLIDQEIQRGRMGVLFYQKHPTWEVRMMIQMTWLHRLLWGILSINGTLNERTMAPLLQWLINLGKPQLALEIARIFLNWYNVKGVYEAYAEMQQVL, from the coding sequence GTGTTTTTCAGCGTTGTGATACCGACTTATAATCGCCAACCGATTTTAGAAAAGTGCCTCCGTGCTTTGGAGGTGCAGGAGTTGAGTCAGCCAAGTTCGGTTACTGATTACGAGATTGTCTTGGTAGATGATGGTTCTACTGATGGCACATTGGAGTGGTTAGCAGCATACAAAGAAGAGTTTCCCCATGTGCGCTGGTTTGGGCAAGATCATGCTGGGCCAGCTGCGGCTCGAAATTTGGGAGTAGAGAAGGCCCAGGGAGACACAATTATCTTTATTGATAGCGATTTAGTAGTGCTGAACAATTTCCTGCAAGCTCATACTGATGCACTAGTGGAGGGGAAAGAGAAATTGGGGAGCGATCGCTTTTTTACTTACGGTGCAGTTATTAATACTTGTAATTTCAACAACCCAACGGCTGAACCCTACAAAATTACAGATTTTTCAGCAGCTTTTTTTGCAACGGGAAATGTAGCAATTCCCAAACATTGGTTAGATAAAGCCGGACTTTTTGATACTAGTTTTCAACTCTATGGCTGGGAAGATTTAGAATTAGGTGTACGGCTAAAAAAACTAGGTTTGACATTAATTAAATGTCCAGAAGCCGTAGGATATCACTGGCATCCAGCATTTAACTTAGAGCAAATTCCCAGATTGATTGACCAAGAAATTCAACGCGGACGTATGGGAGTTTTGTTTTATCAAAAGCATCCTACATGGGAAGTGCGAATGATGATTCAAATGACTTGGCTGCATCGGTTACTTTGGGGGATTTTGTCAATCAATGGCACACTGAATGAACGGACAATGGCTCCGTTATTGCAATGGCTAATTAATTTAGGTAAACCGCAATTGGCTTTAGAAATTGCTCGAATTTTTCTCAACTGGTACAACGTGAAGGGTGTTTATGAAGCTTATGCCGAAATGCAGCAAGTATTGTGA
- the tsf gene encoding translation elongation factor Ts: MAEISAKLVQELRQKTGAGMMDCKKALIETEGNVEEAADWLRKKGISKAGAKSDRIAAEGLVDTYIQPKGRVGVLIEVNCQTDFVARNEAFKALVKNLAKQAATANSVESLLAQPYIDNESATVEEFIKQTIATLGENIQVRRFVNFAIAEGTQGVVDSYIHTGGRVGVLVELGSKTESAAANSEFQTLARNTAMQVAACPNVEYVSVDQIPAEVAQKEKDIEMGKDDLANKPENIKEKIVQGRIEKRLKELTLLDQPYIRDQSISVEDLIKQAKAQLGEEIQVSRFVRYILGEGIEKQEMSFADEVAAQMGTK, encoded by the coding sequence ATGGCGGAAATATCTGCAAAACTCGTCCAAGAGCTACGCCAAAAAACTGGTGCCGGCATGATGGACTGCAAAAAGGCGCTGATAGAGACTGAAGGCAACGTAGAAGAAGCCGCAGACTGGCTACGGAAAAAGGGCATCTCTAAGGCGGGGGCAAAAAGCGATCGCATTGCGGCAGAAGGGCTAGTAGACACTTACATTCAGCCCAAAGGCCGAGTGGGTGTACTCATAGAAGTCAACTGCCAAACCGACTTTGTTGCTCGTAACGAGGCTTTTAAAGCTTTAGTTAAGAATCTAGCAAAGCAAGCAGCGACAGCTAATAGTGTTGAGTCTTTGTTGGCTCAACCCTATATTGATAATGAAAGTGCGACTGTAGAAGAATTTATCAAGCAAACCATTGCCACCCTTGGTGAAAACATCCAAGTGCGCCGCTTTGTTAATTTTGCAATAGCAGAAGGCACACAAGGTGTAGTAGACAGCTACATTCACACTGGCGGTCGAGTTGGTGTATTAGTAGAACTAGGTTCCAAAACTGAGTCAGCAGCTGCTAATTCCGAGTTCCAAACCTTGGCACGGAACACTGCAATGCAAGTTGCGGCTTGTCCTAATGTCGAGTATGTGAGTGTAGACCAAATCCCCGCCGAAGTTGCCCAAAAGGAAAAAGACATTGAAATGGGCAAGGATGATTTGGCGAACAAGCCTGAAAACATCAAAGAAAAAATTGTTCAAGGACGGATTGAAAAACGCTTGAAAGAATTGACTTTGCTCGATCAGCCTTACATTCGCGATCAGAGTATTTCCGTGGAAGACTTGATAAAGCAAGCGAAAGCACAATTAGGCGAAGAGATTCAAGTGAGTCGCTTTGTCCGTTATATACTGGGCGAAGGCATTGAAAAACAAGAAATGAGCTTTGCTGATGAAGTCGCTGCACAAATGGGCACCAAGTAA
- a CDS encoding tetratricopeptide repeat protein, with translation MQSKNQAVFALIVKSTIVFLPLLLSVGIASGQSAPSPNPALTPTPVLSNSEREELARLRAEKRIQQQVQSDFKSTFSRTTILLDVWLVILSLFPVAVIALLWLLRRVIIREIVDRAMQQVQGMEKLQNQLTTVKQEAENVIQDAKKINYELEQETTALQQKIKNEQENVSILISDLDLAKAQVLSRLEAELKKSQENIENLESKFASGLSKLEFDAQQQKDIALENLGKLASAIAEELSKLKLGVQQQQELAVADLEISRSEFASQLSGWQSDAQQQKDVTFESLTKLQSEFIEKLSEFQIDAQKQKEIAVDSLGIFERELKSQLSELQVDAQEQKNKIIASLAALQSEFKFQLSELQVDAQKSKELIIENLERYGDEFTSQFSELQWNAQQQKILILEKLERLETEFVSQLSELQLDAQERKDLILQELTEITPESILEVVNFEVEQEIQQQPQQPEFTADEYVKQGDDLFSQRRYEDANAAYNQAVKIQPDEPVSWLKRGLTLGRLKRYQDAIASYDKAIAIQPDYHQAWCDRGVAFGNLQQHQQAFDSFDKATQIKHDDAVAWLNRGLSLVALEQYEEAIMSFDKALEFQPNSPKIWDKRGYTLVRLGRDDEAMASFNKALEIKPDYASAYYNKAACYALQRQVDRSLLTLQQAIELNPRYKEDAATDLDFDDIADDERFKLLVTE, from the coding sequence ATGCAGAGCAAAAATCAAGCTGTTTTCGCTTTAATTGTAAAAAGCACTATTGTATTTTTACCCTTACTGTTATCCGTTGGAATTGCCAGTGGACAATCTGCACCATCACCCAACCCAGCACTAACTCCGACTCCGGTGTTATCGAATTCAGAACGGGAAGAATTAGCACGACTACGAGCAGAAAAACGAATTCAACAGCAAGTCCAATCTGATTTTAAAAGCACTTTTAGCCGCACAACCATATTACTCGATGTTTGGCTAGTTATATTAAGTCTCTTTCCAGTCGCAGTCATTGCTTTGTTATGGCTGTTGCGACGAGTGATAATCCGGGAAATTGTTGATAGGGCAATGCAACAAGTCCAGGGAATGGAAAAATTACAAAATCAGCTAACCACCGTTAAACAAGAAGCTGAAAATGTTATTCAAGATGCGAAAAAAATCAATTATGAATTAGAACAGGAAACGACTGCTTTACAACAAAAAATTAAAAATGAACAAGAAAATGTATCTATTCTGATATCCGATCTAGATTTAGCTAAAGCACAGGTATTAAGTAGATTAGAAGCAGAACTAAAAAAATCTCAAGAAAATATAGAAAATTTAGAGTCAAAATTTGCTTCGGGGTTATCTAAGTTAGAGTTTGATGCTCAACAACAAAAAGATATAGCACTAGAGAATTTAGGAAAATTAGCATCTGCGATCGCAGAAGAACTGTCTAAGTTAAAGTTAGGTGTACAACAACAGCAAGAACTAGCTGTTGCTGATTTAGAAATATCAAGGTCTGAGTTCGCATCTCAACTTTCTGGATGGCAGTCTGATGCTCAACAACAAAAAGATGTAACTTTTGAAAGTTTAACAAAATTACAGTCAGAGTTTATAGAAAAGTTATCTGAATTCCAAATTGATGCTCAAAAGCAAAAAGAGATCGCAGTTGACAGTTTAGGTATATTTGAGCGAGAACTTAAATCTCAATTATCTGAATTACAGGTAGATGCTCAAGAACAAAAAAATAAAATTATTGCGAGTTTAGCGGCATTACAATCAGAATTTAAATTTCAATTATCTGAATTACAAGTCGATGCTCAAAAATCCAAAGAGCTAATCATTGAGAATTTAGAAAGATATGGTGATGAATTTACTTCGCAATTCTCAGAATTACAATGGAATGCTCAACAACAAAAGATTCTCATTTTAGAGAAGTTAGAAAGATTAGAAACTGAGTTTGTCTCTCAACTCTCTGAATTACAATTGGATGCCCAAGAAAGAAAGGATCTCATTCTTCAAGAACTAACTGAAATTACGCCGGAATCTATTCTAGAAGTGGTAAATTTTGAAGTTGAGCAAGAAATACAGCAACAGCCACAACAACCAGAATTCACTGCTGATGAGTATGTAAAGCAAGGAGACGATTTGTTTTCTCAAAGGCGCTATGAAGATGCGAACGCAGCTTACAACCAAGCAGTTAAAATCCAACCTGATGAACCTGTGAGTTGGTTAAAACGGGGTCTAACTCTGGGAAGGTTGAAACGCTACCAAGATGCGATCGCATCCTATGATAAAGCGATTGCGATTCAGCCAGATTATCATCAAGCTTGGTGCGATCGCGGCGTTGCTTTTGGAAATTTACAACAGCATCAGCAAGCCTTTGACTCATTTGATAAAGCTACACAAATCAAACATGACGATGCCGTTGCCTGGTTGAATCGCGGTCTTTCCTTAGTAGCATTAGAACAATATGAAGAGGCAATCATGTCCTTTGATAAAGCGCTAGAATTCCAACCCAATTCCCCAAAAATCTGGGATAAACGCGGTTATACTTTGGTAAGATTAGGACGCGATGATGAAGCGATGGCTAGTTTTAACAAAGCCTTAGAAATTAAGCCAGATTACGCCAGTGCCTATTACAACAAAGCAGCCTGTTACGCACTGCAAAGACAAGTTGACCGATCTCTGTTAACTCTACAACAAGCGATTGAACTTAATCCCAGGTATAAAGAAGACGCAGCAACTGACCTAGATTTTGATGATATTGCCGATGATGAGCGCTTTAAGCTGCTAGTTACAGAATAA
- the recG gene encoding ATP-dependent DNA helicase RecG, whose translation MTNEKPDWIRLHKALAIEAERGFTDLMGREYRFSEFLSLTLGKFPTGLPQIERRRWQGLAVQFASYPHLALEERQHLVAETRRYLSQLQQEEQGEQGSRGAEEQGRIYKSKIKNPKSPIVTEVSRRLAPKIEQKLSDLPEIGFKKADNLARLGLHTVRDLLFYYPRDHIDYARQVNIRELQAGETVTIVATVKRCNCFTSPKNQKLSILELVVKDNSGQIKIGRFYAGTRFSSRAWQESLKRRYAVGSILAACGLVKESKYGLTLDNPELEVLANPGDTIESLNIGRIVPIYGLTEGVVANTVRQAVIAALPAAANLKDPLPSGLRQKYGLMELKDAIANIHFPSDSAVLQVARRRLVFDEFFYLQLGLLQRQQQARAIQTSAILVPRGQLVEKFHEILPFQLTGAQQRVLNDILNDLQKTVPMNRLVQGDVGSGKTVVAVLAILAAIQSGYQAALMAPTEVLAEQHYRKLVSWFNLLHLPVELLTGSTKAAKRRQIHSQLGTGELPLLVGTHALIQDPVNFQQLGLVVIDEQHRFGVEQRARLQQKGNQPHVLTMTATPIPRTLALTIHGDLDVSQIDELPPGRQKIQTTVLSGQQRNHAYDLIRREIVQGRQVYVVLPLVEESEKLDLRSAVEEHQKLQESVFPDFQVGLLHGRMSSAEKDEAITKFRDNQTQILVSTTVVEVGVDVPNATVMLIENAERFGLSQLHQLRGRVGRGTAQSYCLLMSSSRSPDAQQRLKVLEQSQDGFFISEMDMRFRGPGQVLGTRQSGVPDFTLASLVDDEEVLLLARQAAEKIIEMDVTLERWYLMKEELKYRYERLMGGAILT comes from the coding sequence ATGACTAATGAAAAACCAGATTGGATACGATTGCACAAAGCCTTGGCAATAGAAGCTGAACGTGGCTTTACAGACTTAATGGGCAGAGAATACCGTTTCAGTGAATTTCTGAGCCTAACTTTGGGCAAATTCCCAACAGGCTTACCCCAAATTGAACGCCGCCGTTGGCAAGGACTAGCGGTGCAATTTGCTAGTTATCCACATCTAGCACTGGAAGAAAGGCAGCATTTAGTAGCAGAAACTCGTAGATATCTTTCCCAACTACAGCAAGAGGAGCAGGGGGAGCAGGGGAGCAGGGGAGCAGAGGAGCAAGGGAGAATTTATAAATCCAAAATTAAAAATCCAAAATCTCCAATTGTTACTGAGGTGAGTCGGAGACTTGCACCAAAAATTGAGCAAAAACTCAGTGATTTACCAGAAATAGGTTTTAAAAAAGCTGATAATTTGGCACGGCTTGGTTTACATACCGTCCGTGACTTGCTTTTCTACTATCCTCGTGACCATATTGATTATGCGCGTCAGGTGAATATCCGCGAGTTACAGGCGGGTGAGACAGTGACAATAGTGGCTACAGTGAAGCGTTGCAACTGCTTTACTAGCCCTAAAAATCAGAAATTATCAATTTTAGAATTGGTAGTAAAAGACAACAGCGGTCAAATCAAAATTGGCCGTTTTTACGCAGGTACGCGCTTTAGCAGTCGCGCTTGGCAAGAAAGTTTAAAACGCCGTTATGCAGTAGGTAGCATTCTAGCAGCCTGTGGGTTGGTGAAAGAAAGTAAATACGGCTTGACACTGGATAATCCAGAACTAGAGGTTTTAGCAAATCCAGGAGATACGATTGAGTCGCTAAATATTGGGCGGATAGTGCCAATTTATGGACTAACTGAAGGCGTGGTGGCGAATACAGTGCGACAGGCGGTAATTGCTGCTTTACCTGCTGCGGCTAACCTGAAAGATCCTTTGCCAAGTGGTTTGCGGCAGAAGTATGGTTTGATGGAATTAAAAGATGCGATCGCTAATATCCATTTTCCCAGCGATAGCGCCGTCTTGCAAGTTGCCCGTCGTCGCCTAGTCTTTGATGAATTTTTCTACCTACAACTTGGGTTACTGCAACGTCAACAGCAAGCAAGAGCGATTCAAACCAGCGCCATCCTTGTCCCACGCGGTCAACTTGTAGAGAAATTTCACGAAATACTGCCTTTTCAACTCACTGGCGCACAGCAACGAGTTCTCAACGACATTCTCAACGATTTACAAAAAACTGTGCCAATGAATCGTTTGGTGCAAGGTGATGTCGGTTCTGGTAAAACAGTCGTCGCCGTGCTAGCTATCCTCGCAGCAATTCAATCTGGCTACCAAGCGGCGCTGATGGCTCCCACAGAAGTTTTGGCAGAACAACATTATCGCAAGTTAGTTAGCTGGTTTAATCTGCTCCATTTACCAGTGGAATTACTTACAGGTTCGACTAAAGCGGCGAAACGAAGACAAATACATTCTCAGTTAGGAACTGGTGAATTACCTCTGTTAGTAGGAACCCATGCGTTGATTCAAGACCCTGTAAACTTCCAACAACTAGGGTTAGTAGTCATAGATGAACAGCATCGCTTTGGGGTAGAACAACGGGCACGTTTGCAGCAAAAAGGCAATCAACCTCATGTGTTAACTATGACAGCTACCCCAATTCCCCGAACCTTAGCACTGACGATACACGGGGATTTGGATGTGAGCCAAATTGATGAGTTACCACCGGGACGGCAAAAGATTCAGACAACAGTATTGTCAGGTCAGCAACGCAACCATGCTTACGACCTGATCCGGCGAGAAATTGTCCAAGGTAGACAAGTTTATGTGGTTTTGCCCTTGGTGGAAGAATCAGAAAAATTAGATTTGCGATCGGCTGTGGAGGAGCATCAAAAGTTACAAGAAAGTGTTTTTCCCGATTTTCAAGTTGGGTTGCTGCACGGTCGCATGAGTTCAGCCGAAAAGGATGAAGCAATAACCAAATTCCGTGATAACCAAACGCAAATTTTGGTTTCTACTACTGTTGTTGAAGTAGGTGTAGACGTACCTAATGCTACAGTAATGCTCATTGAAAATGCAGAGCGATTTGGCTTATCGCAACTGCACCAACTGCGGGGGCGTGTTGGTCGGGGTACGGCTCAGTCCTACTGTCTGTTGATGAGCAGTTCTAGAAGCCCTGATGCTCAACAACGATTGAAGGTGTTGGAACAATCTCAGGATGGCTTTTTCATCTCCGAGATGGATATGCGTTTTCGTGGCCCAGGGCAAGTACTGGGAACTCGTCAATCTGGAGTGCCAGATTTTACCTTGGCGAGTTTGGTTGACGATGAGGAAGTTTTACTTTTAGCGCGGCAAGCAGCGGAGAAAATAATAGAGATGGATGTTACTTTAGAGCGTTGGTATTTAATGAAAGAAGAGTTGAAGTATCGGTATGAGCGCTTAATGGGTGGGGCAATTTTGACATAA